One genomic window of Salvia miltiorrhiza cultivar Shanhuang (shh) chromosome 4, IMPLAD_Smil_shh, whole genome shotgun sequence includes the following:
- the LOC131022091 gene encoding transcription factor MYB61-like isoform X2, producing the protein MGRHSCCYKQKLRKGLWSPEEDEKLIKHITKFGHGCWSSVPKLAGLQRCGKSCRLRWINYLRPDLKRGTFSQEEENLIIELHAVLGNRWSQIAAQLPGRTDNEIKNLWNSSIKKKLRQRGIDPSTHKPLSELDGEDKASAASSSKNGDKNSEGGSSELSFADNAADKPRLDYPMMDGAASNSTQHEFFLNRLVASSHESSASAAAAASCKPSDLSGFLSFQQLNYGGGGPNIGLSMNPNAGLFFNSSSKPSENIISDHFGAANVAAPPLLPAANRISNNNNNSVSPFSVKFENWDGGGAGRGGGDCGFFENNAFAWAAAECGKSEKEAAHGMPEEIKWSEYMQTPFLLGNSIHNPGAAQDLYASPAKMPAQFAAEGWQQQQVAAAEMYSKHFQAAAFGQYS; encoded by the exons ATGGGCAGGCATTCTTGCTGCTATAAGCAGAAGCTTAGAAAAGGCCTCTGGTCTCCCGAGGAAGATGAGAAACTCATTAAACACATCACTAAATTCGGCCATGGCTGCTGGAGCTCTGTCCCTAAACTTGCTG GCCTCCAACGCTGCGGGAAGAGCTGCCGCCTGCGGTGGATAAATTACCTGAGGCCTGATTTGAAAAGAGGCACATTTTCTCAAGAGGAAGAGAATTTGATCATTGAGCTGCATGCAGTTCTTGGCAACcg GTGGTCGCAGATTGCGGCGCAGCTGCCGGGGAGGACCGACAACGAGATCAAGAATCTGTGGAACTCGTCGATCAAGAAGAAGCTGAGGCAGAGGGGGATTGATCCCAGCACCCACAAGCCCCTCTCGGAGCTCGACGGCGAGGATAAGGCCTCCGCCGCCAGCAGCAGCAAGAACGGCGACAAGAACTCCGAGGGCGGCTCCAGCGAGCTCAGCTTCGCCGACAACGCCGCCGACAAGCCCAGGCTCGACTATCCGATGATGGATGGCGCCGCGTCGAATTCCACGCAGCACGAGTTCTTCCTCAACCGATTGGTCGCCTCCAGCCACGAGAGCTCcgcttccgccgccgccgccgccagctGCAAGCCCTCCGATTTGTCCGGATTCCTCTCCTTCCAGCAGCTCAACTACGGCGGCGGGGGGCCTAACATCGGCCTCTCGATGAACCCCAACGCCGGCCTCTTCTTCAATTCGAGCTCCAAGCCGTCGGAAAACATCATCTCCGATCACTTCGGAGCCGCCAACGTGGCGGCGCCGCCTCTCCTCCCCGCCGCAAACCGAAttagcaacaacaacaacaactcCGTCTCCCCCTTCAGCGTCAAATTCGAGAACTGGGACGGCGGCGGGGCGGGGCGGGGCGGCGGCGACTGCGGCTTCTTCGAGAACAACGCCTTCGCGTGGGCGGCGGCGGAATGCGGCAAGTCGGAGAAGGAGGCGGCGCACGGGATGCCGGAGGAGATCAAGTGGTCCGAGTATATGCAGACTCCATTCTTGCTGGGGAATTCCATCCACAACCCCGGCGCGGCGCAGGATTTGTACGCGTCGCCGGCGAAGATGCCGGCGCAGTTCGCGGCGGAGGggtggcagcagcagcaggttgCGGCGGCGGAGATGTACAGCAAGCATTTTCAAGCTGCCGCATTTGGACAGTATTCTTAA
- the LOC131022091 gene encoding transcription factor MYB61-like isoform X1 codes for MGRHSCCYKQKLRKGLWSPEEDEKLIKHITKFGHGCWSSVPKLAGQSLSLSPSLSLSPFLSLTINSFFEGLQRCGKSCRLRWINYLRPDLKRGTFSQEEENLIIELHAVLGNRWSQIAAQLPGRTDNEIKNLWNSSIKKKLRQRGIDPSTHKPLSELDGEDKASAASSSKNGDKNSEGGSSELSFADNAADKPRLDYPMMDGAASNSTQHEFFLNRLVASSHESSASAAAAASCKPSDLSGFLSFQQLNYGGGGPNIGLSMNPNAGLFFNSSSKPSENIISDHFGAANVAAPPLLPAANRISNNNNNSVSPFSVKFENWDGGGAGRGGGDCGFFENNAFAWAAAECGKSEKEAAHGMPEEIKWSEYMQTPFLLGNSIHNPGAAQDLYASPAKMPAQFAAEGWQQQQVAAAEMYSKHFQAAAFGQYS; via the exons ATGGGCAGGCATTCTTGCTGCTATAAGCAGAAGCTTAGAAAAGGCCTCTGGTCTCCCGAGGAAGATGAGAAACTCATTAAACACATCACTAAATTCGGCCATGGCTGCTGGAGCTCTGTCCCTAAACTTGCTGGTCagtcactttctctctctccctctctctctctctctccctttctctctctaactattaattcattttttgaAGGCCTCCAACGCTGCGGGAAGAGCTGCCGCCTGCGGTGGATAAATTACCTGAGGCCTGATTTGAAAAGAGGCACATTTTCTCAAGAGGAAGAGAATTTGATCATTGAGCTGCATGCAGTTCTTGGCAACcg GTGGTCGCAGATTGCGGCGCAGCTGCCGGGGAGGACCGACAACGAGATCAAGAATCTGTGGAACTCGTCGATCAAGAAGAAGCTGAGGCAGAGGGGGATTGATCCCAGCACCCACAAGCCCCTCTCGGAGCTCGACGGCGAGGATAAGGCCTCCGCCGCCAGCAGCAGCAAGAACGGCGACAAGAACTCCGAGGGCGGCTCCAGCGAGCTCAGCTTCGCCGACAACGCCGCCGACAAGCCCAGGCTCGACTATCCGATGATGGATGGCGCCGCGTCGAATTCCACGCAGCACGAGTTCTTCCTCAACCGATTGGTCGCCTCCAGCCACGAGAGCTCcgcttccgccgccgccgccgccagctGCAAGCCCTCCGATTTGTCCGGATTCCTCTCCTTCCAGCAGCTCAACTACGGCGGCGGGGGGCCTAACATCGGCCTCTCGATGAACCCCAACGCCGGCCTCTTCTTCAATTCGAGCTCCAAGCCGTCGGAAAACATCATCTCCGATCACTTCGGAGCCGCCAACGTGGCGGCGCCGCCTCTCCTCCCCGCCGCAAACCGAAttagcaacaacaacaacaactcCGTCTCCCCCTTCAGCGTCAAATTCGAGAACTGGGACGGCGGCGGGGCGGGGCGGGGCGGCGGCGACTGCGGCTTCTTCGAGAACAACGCCTTCGCGTGGGCGGCGGCGGAATGCGGCAAGTCGGAGAAGGAGGCGGCGCACGGGATGCCGGAGGAGATCAAGTGGTCCGAGTATATGCAGACTCCATTCTTGCTGGGGAATTCCATCCACAACCCCGGCGCGGCGCAGGATTTGTACGCGTCGCCGGCGAAGATGCCGGCGCAGTTCGCGGCGGAGGggtggcagcagcagcaggttgCGGCGGCGGAGATGTACAGCAAGCATTTTCAAGCTGCCGCATTTGGACAGTATTCTTAA